The segment AGATAAAAGGTTTCCCATCGCTTGACTTCGATTTCCGGTTCGTTTTGAATTTTAAATGTAGAAAGAATATATCCAATTTTTGGAATAAACTCTTCGTCTCTAAAAGTTCCCGAAACCCAAGATATTAATAATTTTCTAAGCTCGGCTCCTTTATACGAAATCTGGCGAATGGGCAAACGTCCGTTGGAAGGCTCCGAATTTGCGGGGATTTTTTCCCAGTTCTCCCAAAGAGAATCCAGGGAGTTTTCGATTTCATTTTCTTCGGAGACCGAACTCTCGGTTTCCTTTCGCGTTTCAATTTTCGCTAATATTTCTCCTTCGCCGAATCCCTTTCCCAAAATCATCCCCGAGGCCGTGGCTCCGCGAATTAGTCTGGAAAGATCTCCGTGTTCGGCAAGATACGTTAACTCTCCTCCTATCGGAGCTTTAAGAATCGTTTCCATTTTCATCGCGGAGATGACGATAAGGGAATCCCCTTCCTGAACTGAATCACCTTCTTTCCAAGTCTTACCTGACAACGGGTTGTCGGCGATTTTAACGAACGTTCCTTGAAATGGGGAGCGCAGATTTCCCGGATTATCTTTCGGATTTTTACTACTCTTAACGCGGACGGTGAAGCGCAAAAAGCGTAGCTTACCTTCTCTATCAGAAAAACGAACCGAATGGAAGGAGGATCTACGATCTACGCGAACAGGGATAATTCGACCGCGAAATTCCACAGTGAATTCTTCTCCGGAATTTCCGCCGGCAGTCAATCCGATCCGTCCAAAATACCTTCCGTTCAGTAATACTTCGAAAGTATTGAAGCCGACTTTAAAGAGCCTGAATTGAAGATTTCTATCGCCCGATCGCAAATCGAATTTGTGAGAAAAATATTCGGATTCCTCCGAATTGAGTAATCTAGGAAGATCGCCGTCTTTGAATGCGTCCGTTAAGGCTTTTTCGGAAGTCAGATTGCTTTCAGCGATGCAGCAAAACAACGCGCCTTCTTCTCGATCGGTGAAGTCCTGCTCGGTAAGCTCGGGGTTTTCATTTAGAATTCGATTATCGTAATTTCCGTTACGAAAAGAATCGTGACGCACCAATTTTAATAACTGCTCGTGATTGGTAGTTAACCCTTTTACATAAAGCTCGCTAAGAGCTCTTTCCATTCGCAGCAACGCCTCTTCTCGGCTCGTTCCAAAAGCGATAAGTTTGCCGATCATCGGATCGTAATCGCCTAAAATTTTATCCCCTTTTCTAAATCCGAAATCGCATCTAACTCCGTTAAACGTTGGTAATTCCAGTTCGGTAATTCGACCGGGGGCAGGTGAATAATTTTGAAAGGGATCTTCCGCATAAATTCTGCATTGTATGGAATGATTTCTGGCAGAGAATCTTCTTCTCACTACCGATTCGAACGGAATTTCCGATTCTCTTCCATCAAAGAAAAGAATTTGCCATTTTGCAAGATCGATCCCTAAGGATTGATCGGTAACGGGATATTCTACCTGAAGTCTGGTATTCATTTCTAGAAAACCGAAATTCCCGGTCTTTCCGTCCAACAGAAATTCGACGGTCCCTGCGCCACACCCTTCCGAATAGCCGGAAATATGGGCGATTCGCTCAGCAGAGGATAATAACTGAAGTAAGGTCCGATCGTCTAGAAAAGTTTCTCCGCTTTCTTCGACGACTTTTTGGTTTCTACGCTGAACGGCACATTTGCGAACTCCGACCGCGGTAGAGTTAAAGATCTGAACTTCGAAATGCGATGGATGCTCCACGAACTTCTCTAAAAAATAAGTTCCATTTCCGTAGGCTTGACGACCGATACGCTCTGCGCTTTCAACCGCTCCTTTCAATTCTTCGGAATTATAAGCGACGACCATTCCCTTCCCGCCGCCACCGGCATCGAGTTTGACCATAACCGGATAACCGATTCGTTCAGCTTCTTTAATTGCCTCAAGTTCTCCTTGAGTTATCGGTCCACTTCCGTCAAATAACGGGATCCCATTTTCCCGGGCGAGAGTTCTCGCATCAAGTTTATTTCCGACCCTACGCATCACGAACGCTTTAGGTCCCATAAAAATTATATTTTTTTTATATATATTGGAGGCGGCTTCTAAGGTTTCAACAAAACGAAAATCTTCCGAAAGAAATCCGTACCCCGGATAAATGGCATCCGCATCGGATAGCAGGATTGCAGCTACTACGGTCTGAATATTCGAATATCTATCCGGATCTCCGATATATAGAATTTCGTCGGCAGGTTCGTACCAGGATTGTCCTTTATCCGGATCGGTTACTATTGCGACCGATCGGATTCCCTCTTCTCTTAACGCTAGGAAAAATCTTTTTGCGATTTCACCCCTGTTGGCGACCAACACTTTTCGTAATTTTCCCTGTCTTGCGGGAAGTGGTTCCGAAATTTCCGAACGGTTCGGGTTAAGGGATTTCAGCTCCCGCATAAGGGCTTCTATTTGAGGCAGGCTAACCGTTCCTTCTAATATGGAATCCGGTTCGGGTTTTCGCGTTGGTATCATTTCAATTTCCTAAAGTGCTAGGAGAACTTCCGAAAATGCGTAGTCTCCTGCGTGAGTTATGCTGATTCGAATACAGGAAGATTTTATTTTTTCCATATAATCAGAAAGAATCCCGTAAAATCGAAAATAAGGGCGACCGTAGTTATCATTGCGCACTTCGATCTCGATATAATTGGGTCGAAACGCAGCATCTAAATGGAGACGAGGCCCGTCTAACGCTTTGATCAACGCTTCTTTTGCGGCGTATCTTCCCGCGTAATACGTCGCCCTCTGTAGAGCCGGTTTCGTATCTGCTTTTGCTCTTTCCCAATCGGTAAAAGTTTCTTTAAAGAAAACCGTCCCCGGCTCCGCTAACGCTTCCCTAAATTCCGGAATAAAAACCAGATCCACTCCTACGGAAATGTCGGGCGAGATAGGTTGACATACCTCGGAAATCTCTCTGTCCAATTCCGAAGTCATTTTGGCGGTACCGACGATTTTGCTCCTCTGAAAGAAGAGTCCAATAAAAGCGAGACTTCCTCTTCTTCGAAATAGGATTTCGTTTTCCTCTCGTACATCGGCTTTCCGATTCCCATTCGAATTTCGTGATATCGATTTCTTCCCGTAATTTCCCTTTCGTTTCGAATAGAAAGATAATTCTGTCTTTGTTCGGGACTCAGAGACGCTAGGAAGAAATCTGAATGCACTAAGAGGCACAATGCTCCCACATGTCCGAAACCTAAAGTAGTTAGCATCCCTGCCTTGAGTTTATGCTTTCCATAGCGAATCGATTGGTCCGTAAAGGTCAAGAAAGAGAATGCGTTCATGTCAGGATCAACCTCTTCCAAGTTTCGATTACCCGTCACAATACCTTCTTCCAATGTTTGAAGAACTCCGACCGTTTGCCATGCGGCGGCCCCTCCTTTAGAGTGTCCGGTTAACGATTTTTGTGAAACGATCGGAAGTAAATTTCCCGGAGTCCTACCTAATTTGCTAAGAAGAGAATACAAAAGTTTGTTCTCATTCTTGTCGTTTGCTTTGGTCGAAGTATCATGTTTGTATGCAACTCCGATATCGTCTGCAGTGAGGCCGAAGACTGCTAATGCAGATCGAATAGGAGAGATATCATGTCCGCCCGGTTGAAATTTGCCTGAAAGCAAAGTTTGAACTTCGTCGAAAAGTTCCTTACCGCCTTCGCCAAAGGAAGAGATCATTCTTTCCTTTTCCTGATTCCAGCTTGCTATCGCTTTTTTTCTTTGCTCGACGTTCCAGACTTGGGAAGTTCCTTTCGATTCTGCGCCTAACGAAAGTAAACCGAGTCCAGGGGCTGGGATAGAGGCTTGAATTCCGTCCGTTTTAGAACCGGCATACGCAAGTATTCCATAAACTGGGAGACCGGCTTGCAATGCTAAATCTCCGCGCGCTAATAGGACGACTCCGCCTCCGTGCGCTTCCACGAATCCGTTTCGACGAATATCATTCGGTCTGCATATTCCGGAGGCCGCTATTCCTGAAGCTTCCATCTCGACGCTATCAGCGGTAGCCTGCATGTCTCCGAATCCGATCAAACCTTCTTCGGAGAAGTCGTCAAAAGCACCCGCCAACATGAATCGCGCTTTTCCGTCGCGAATGATGTTCATTGCCATTTCCAAGGAAACTCCGGCAGTGGCACATGCCGCAACCGGAGTTTGAACCGGTCCATAGGCGCCTACGTATGAAGTTAAGGCCCATGCGGCCGTGACGTTTATTAAGGATTCTTGAAGTGCATCGTGCTGCCTTTCTTGTCCCAAAAGAAAATCTTGAAACATACGCTTCATTTTGCTCATACCGCCCATTCCGGATCCGACGGTCGAACCGACTAAGCCGGGATGAAGGTACGAATAAAGCTCCAGAGGTTCCATACCCGAGCGTAAGAAGGCCTCGCAAGTACAGTATAGATTGTATAAAGTGATCTCATCGACTTGCTTCGTTAAATCTTTCGGTAAACCGTATCTTGTCGGATCCCATCCTTTTGGAATCTGTCCGGCAACCTTACGGTTCACACCCAAAGCTTTCTTCACTTTGATTAGGCTTCCTTTTTTCCTCTTAATGAACCATTTGTCTTTTTCGGAATCAAAATATACTTCGGTGGACTCGGGTTCAGCTCGGTGAAAATCTTCCGCTTCCGAACTGTTGGAAACGGGAAGGAAAAAATCCTCCTCCAAAACGACGTCTACGAAGGAAATAAGGGAATTCGGATCGAATCCGCGAGAAGAAGCATCGATGAATCGAATACCAGTATTTTCTAATATTGTTTTTTCGTATCTACTCTTTGCTTCCCATTCTTGGATTGCTTCTCCGGTTTCGGCGTCCGTCCAGGATCTTCCTTTATCGGAAGCTTGGTATTTTACCATTCCCATCGTCCACGCGAGTTCTAATGCTCCTTCCAGAGATAGTATCCCGCTTTTTTCCAACTCCCAACGACTAACCGAATTTCCTCCGGGGCCTATTTCCGCGAATCCGACTACGCATATTAGATTTGCCGGGTTCAAATGTGTGAGATCCCCATAGGACTTTAATTCGCGATCCGTCGGTATGGATGGAAAAGAAAAGACTTCCTTTGGTAACGGATGAATTCGCTTTGTTTCGGTTTTTTTCGGAAGTATTTCCGAAAAAAGCTGGCTGGATTCTCGTTTATTCTTGGCTTCTAATATGATATTGGATCTTATTTTCGACAGTGTCGCTCCTAGATTCGGCTGAGATTCTAAGCCTCCCGTAAAATAAGCTTTAAGAATATCTATTTTACGATTATTGAACGTATAATATGCCAATCCGGAAATTAGGGTTCCCATTTCCCGTTTGGAGAAAGTAAAAACGTTCGTTTCTCTTTCCAGGGCTTCGGCGACCAAATCATTGGCTTCCATTAAACCTGTTCCCCGAACCCAACCTATCACGCAGCCGATGATTCTAGTATTCTTACCCCAATCTTCTGATTCCGAAAATTTCTTTCTAAAGAGGGCTTCCAAGCCTAATTTTGTTTCGGCGTATAATCCGTCTTTTCCGAAGATTCCATGATTCGGTGACAAAGGCAGAATTACGTTTAAAGGAGAAGCGTCGGAACCTAACGAACGACGAGAACGTCCTAATACCCCGATCAATTTTTCGACTCCTAACAGCATGACTTGCAAGGAAACTAGGGAAGAAGAATCCAATTGCGAAGCCGCATTTTCCTCGCCGATAGCGCCGAAGGGTAGAAGTAAATCCGGTTCCCAATTTTTTGCCGTAAGCCATTCCGATAAGGAGCGAATGTCATCCAACGAACCTTGCGAAAACGGTACGATTTGCAAAGAAGCTCCGGGCGAACCGTACTCTTGAAAGATCCGCTTATAAAGACGAACTTTTTGCGATGAGTAGGAGGTAGTCGTTAGAACTACGTCCGCTCCACCCGCCAACAACCCCTGAACGGTTTCGAGGGCGATTGAATTAGGACCGGCTCCCGTTACTAAGACTTTCCTTCCGGTAAAGCTAATTCCTTCCGAAACGACGGAACTTAAAACCTCTTCGAAAGAATTCATGAAAGAGGAATTTGAATCGAAGTTATTTCCGAAATCGGGACTTGTTTTTAAAGAAATTTTAGATTTTAAGAATTCTTTAATGTTTACCTGTTGTTCTTCCTCCGAGTAATTCCATCCGCCGTCGTCGGCGATTTCCAGACGAGGGCGAAGAATCGTAGATTCTACTTTAAAGATCGGTAAAGAAGGCGATGTTTTGTCTTTTTCCCGCAAGGATCGTTCGAGAGAATTTCTTAACTCCTCCGTTTGAATTTTTGAAAATTCTTCCGACTTATTCCAATATTCGTATACTTCGGAAAGCAAAGGCGATCGATGATTGGAAAGATAGGTCTGCTCTTTTAACGTTATATGAGTTCGTCTTCCATCGGCGATTTCGGTTAATAGTTGAAGAAGTTTTTTCTTAGCCCATTGACTTGAATTTCTGAAAGCGACGATCTTTTTTTCATCGAAAATCGGCGGGATCTCGCTTTGCGCGGAATTCCGTTCTCTCGCAATCTTAAGAAGATCTAAATCGCGTATTAAATATTGTGCGAACGGATCTTCGCCTAGAAGCCTGCTTCTAAGATCTCGGATGTTCTTGCCGAATACGCCTTCGGCGCCGAAATATTTACGTTCCAATTCTTCCAAGGCTGCGGCGTCAATTTTAGCGCCGCCCTGACCACCTTTTGCGGAAGAAGCCTTATGAATTCTAATTCCCTTGCTTTGTGCGAAAATGTCCACAGCTTTGTCCAACCATCGAGCGGCTTCTTTTGCACTGCCGATTCGGGAAGGGATTGCTATCGAGCTTAAAGGACCTTTGCGAATAGACTCTCCGTCTCTAACGAATAAAGGTAAAAAAACACTGATTGCGAATATTCCGGATTCTGAAAGTCCTCTTTCTTTCTTCAAATGACGGAAAACTTCAGTCCTTCCGAAGTCGGGTGGGAAGTGCTTTTTGAGGGTCTCCTCGAACGCGGTTCGTAAATAAGGACCAGGCTGAGTATATTGGGACTGTTCGCTTAACAGCCGATTCAGTTCCCGAATCGGCTTTTCATGTCCTCCGTCCAGGCTAGGTGTACGAAATTCCGCGCCTAAATCAGCCATGACTTGATTTCTCTTCGACGAGTTACCACCGAATAATGTATCGACGGTTTCTTCTTCCGAAATCTCGTCGGGTCGAACTCCGGCCTTTAGGGAGAGTAGCGATAATAAAGCATCTTTTCTATCCAAACTCACCGATGCTTCGTCACCGCTTCCTAAATCCGTTTCATGTGAAGAACGATCAGGCTCGGACTCGACGATGTTCTTCGTTATATGTCGCGGATTCTCCGATACCGAGGTTTCCGCCGCAATGTTGGATTGAGCAGGTTGTTGAATAGGACTCCAGATGGCCTCTGAGACATCCTCCGATTCATAGAAGACCGAATTTCTATTTTCTTCAACATGAAGGATTTCGTAAGAAGAATGATCCGGCACTTCTCGGATCGTCTGACGTGCCATCCCCGCTAGATCGCCTCGAGCTCCCAAGTCTATCAATCTTCGCACTTTTAATTCTTCGAATAAAACGTCCTGCGTTTTGATCCATTGAACAGGCATCGCAAACTGATAAGCAAGTAATTCGATCAAAAGCAGTCGACGAAGTTCCGAATCGGATACGGCTTTACGTGAATCCGTTAAGATTTTGGAAAGTATCGGACTTCCGGACGTTTCCGAAACGAGTCTGAGGAACTCCTCTTGAATGGAAAACGGTTTCGCGACTAAGTTCGGTATGTATGTTCCATCCAATTCGGAGAAATCCGAGCTAGCAGGAACGTTCGATTCCAACGTGTGCCTGAATTCGGCGACGCCGGAAACTAAAACTCTAGAATGAAACGGCACGTCGATTCCTTCCAATCGAATCGTCGTTTTTTTGCCCCTTACGATTTCCTTAAATTTGGCTTCCATTTCGGATAAAGCCTTTAGATCCCCGGTAACTGAATATTGTTTATCTCGAATATTCAAGTTTACTACTTCAAGATGGAGTCCCGTACTTACGCGAATCTGTTCCACAACTTCAAGGATTCTTTCTTCGGTTAACCCCACATGTCGATTTCCGAGAACCACGCTCATTCCGTAAGGGCTTCTACCTTCAGAATCGCGAGGAACCAGCTCTTGCATGGTAAGTCCTCGACCATAAACAATTCGTATAACGTTCTCTAATCCGAGAAATCCTCTCGCTGATAGGGAGGAGAATTCTCCCAAGGAATGTCCGGCAAACGGAGCGTCCGGTACTAGATATCCCCTACCTTTAAGGATCTCCCAATCGGCCATGGATTTGGTTACTAACGCTACTTGGGTAAATTGGGTAAGATGCAAAACACCCTTGGGATGCGTCCAGGTTTTGTTTCCGACTCGCAACGAAATCGGGTTATCTCTTACGATTTCCAACAGCGAAAACCCTAATTCTTCGGTTACTGTTTTCTCCGCTCGCTCCCAGACTTTTCGCGCCTCGGAAAATTCTTCCATAAGTTTGAGACCCATACCCTGGGATTGAGAACCTTGGCCCGTAAAAACGTAACCGGTCTTTGGCGGAGCGATAACCGCTTTTGCCGAAAGTTTACTTTCTCCATTTCGATTCTCGACTTTTATTTCAAGAATCATATTTCCCTTAAGTTGGGAGATATGAAATGCTTCGATGCGCAATTCTTCTTGAAGATAAACGGGGGCTTCGAAGGATTCTTCTAGAGAAAGTAATCTAGAAGAATCTCCTCCGCATACGTCCCGAGTTAATAGTTTCAATACTTGCGAGGACGTCCATAACCCGTGGACGATTCGTTGATCCCAACCTCCGATTCGAGCAAAGTCGTCATCGGTATGAATCGGATTCGTGTCTCCGGATGCAGCCGAATAGTCGCCCATATCCGACGGCGCAGTGACTATGTCTGAAAGGATTCGATACGATTTCGGTAGAGGTATTTCCGACTCGGCTTCCGCGAAGGATAAAAAGAATCGATCCAAAGACGAGCTCTGATTGGAAGTAAGCCGTTCGTCCAATTTGAAGGTCCCCCACGGTTCAAAGCCCGTCGAAGATCGCTTCTCGATCTTTCCTTCGACAATGTAAGTCGTTGTGCGAAAATCCGTTTCCTTTCTAAGTTTTTCTTTGCTGGAAAATCTTAGAATAGATCCGACTTCAAGTTCTTTAGAAGATTTTAATTTAGTAATCCAAGGCAAAGATGAAACGACATGTGCTTGTGCAACCGATTTGATTTCGACGGTTTTCCGTATTGGTACGGAGTCGAAATAGGGAATGGACCCGAACAATCCCCGAATTAGGAATCCGGTTTCGAAAGAGCAGATAAATTGGTCTTCCCGATAAACGGTTCCAGTAATGAGCAACTCCGTTCCAACAGGAGACTTACTTGCTCTTGCTAAACGAACTGAAGATCGGATTCGGTCGCCCGGTTTTAATTCGCCTGCAATTTTATTCCATTTGAAGGATTGGGAAAGATGCAAAAGTCTGAAAAGATTAACATCCTTAAATATAAATAAAGGAGCCATCAGGATCTTCCAAGCGAATGTGACGCCCATTCCTAACGACGGCACGGGCTCCGCGCGTAAATCGATTCTTCGCAGTTCACCGGTCGCTTTTCTAAAATTCAGAATGCTCTCGCGATCAAGTACTGTTTCGGAATTTAATTCGGGAAAGTCGGACGTAGTTTTAAGAATAGAATGATCGATTTTCCATGATTTGGAATAGAAATCCGATATCGATTTACTTCGGAATTCGACGTCCTCGTTGATAAAGGATTCCCGGTCGGTCGAGAGATAGAAACGTCTTTTAAATGGAATTGATAAGTTATCGCCCGGGCGTGAGAAGAATATTTCTAGTTGGGCTGAAATCGGATCTATCAACCGTAACTCTATTTTAAGATTTTCTCCCTCATAAACCCTAAGTAAAATCAATTCTTTAGAGGGACTGATTTCCCAAGAATATGTCCTTGCCGCTTTCGCTTCGAAAAAGAGAGGCAGATCAGTCATTTCTCTTCCGATTCTAGGCGAACTTAACACTCCGGAAAGAAATCCTTTGCCAAGTTTAGAAAGCCATCGGATCCAATCCTGAGGGTTAATATCGAATTCTTGAGGAATTTTAAAACTTCCGCCGAGACCGGAATCCGAATCTCGAAATTCCAAATTTCCCGGAGTAAAATCATTATTGTTGAATAAGTCGGACCAATCGATTCTTCTAACTTTACTTTCAGGTTGAATGCCATTTATAAAGTCGGTAAATATCGAAGCTACAGGTTGATCCAATATTCGGATTCCTGAAACGGCTTTCGGTCCCGGAATCCACGCGCATGCGTCAGGATCCATTCCCATACAATGGGAATACCAGAGAGAGTCGGAGCGAATCCACTTTACGAGATCCTCATCCAAAACAGGAACGAAATTAACCGGTTTGCCGGGACGTTTACAAACATCTAAAAAGAAAATTCGATCTTCTGGCAGGAGAAGCTTTTTACTGCCGTCAGGATATATAACTTTCCATTTATTTAATATATCTTTCGGCTTTTTCAATTCTTCCGGATCAATTAATACTGAATAATGAACTTTTTCGTCGAAGGTTAGAATTCTCTCTTCGAAGCGGTAGAGTAATTCCTCCAGTCTTGATCTAAAGCTGCGATCTATAAAAGGGTGATCCGGCCATTCTCCTTCCGGTGAAACGAGTCTTTCCCCGGGACAAGTAAGTTCGATATACCTGGTTAATACTTCGGTATAGGTCATTTTCTCTAGATCACCGAAATACGGTTTTGCGGTAGAGTTAATAAGCGAGATAAGTTCTTCTTTGCGGTTAAGAACGTTTTGTCGGGCTTCTTCCGGCTCCTTGCCCTTCGTCAATTCTTCTGCCAATGCGGAAACCTTTGTCCAGGTATTATGCGCGTAATAGATATCGGCGCCCAATCCGGATCTACCCGATAGCACACCTCCTGCGATTTTTCCGTCTTTTGTAGTTTGCCATTCGATAGAGCCCGATAGGTCCACTAATGATTGTTTGATTTTATCCGAAGTCGCGCATTCCTTTGCGGACATTAACCTTGTACCAAGAAATACCGCATCGACAGGCATGACTCGTTGCTTTGCCCAAGTTCCGAACAACCAACGTCTCGCGTCTTCCGGTTCGGCTATTCCGCCTCCAACGGCAAGAATCAGATTTTGAGTGTTCCGTATTTCCGCATACATGGAAGCCACTAGTTCTTCCAAATCTTCCCAGCTATGGTGACCGCCGGCAGCGCCGCCTTCTATCTGCATCAAAATCGTAGACTCGGGAATTTTTTTTGCGATGGAAATAACCTGCTGTATTTGGGTTTTAGTTCCCGGCTTGAAGGAATTCAGCCAAATTCCATGAGATTCAAAATCTTTAATGATTCGAACCGCTTCATCCGTATCGGGAATACCGGCTGAGATTGTGACTCCTTCTATCGGAGCTCCTTCCGATTTTAATTTCTTTACCAAGGGAACTTGTAGGTTCCAGAGATAAGCGTCCAGATAGAGAAGATTG is part of the Leptospira broomii serovar Hurstbridge str. 5399 genome and harbors:
- a CDS encoding holo-ACP synthase, translating into MTSELDREISEVCQPISPDISVGVDLVFIPEFREALAEPGTVFFKETFTDWERAKADTKPALQRATYYAGRYAAKEALIKALDGPRLHLDAAFRPNYIEIEVRNDNYGRPYFRFYGILSDYMEKIKSSCIRISITHAGDYAFSEVLLAL
- a CDS encoding type I polyketide synthase, which produces MKANYTSTHAFIEEPLSIFKFLSLNKSKVFSIFGGQGSDALPELRSFYEEGNFHKDFFEVVFTTLEEEFATLTKDRANACLPQGFHLSEWLKQPELTPTSSQLSLCSYSVPLIFITQAAGLFRFLKEEGHWELLRSNVSGICGHSQGVYAGLLLSVSKNRESFLKNLSLVLRAILHLAIRSQEEFPILEIDASYKRFIKSGEHPSPMAALQAEVNHLISILEKFNSERTAEDTVYLGLQNSERSVVLCGSAESLLEFREILSRSSFPDLDSWMFLNISAPFHCQLLRRVPVLLEEDLKRIGFDPKPEDLEIPLYDTRDGKNLKEETGIALSLARMVVADPLDWKACTKEFQSGAEKVLLLSFGPGTGIDKICASNLRGKSFLIENLERDESFRSFQKSSSLSFPKSWEEFAPEIVRLPEGKEFLRNAYSVWAEHPPIFGGGMTPSTVEPDIVIAATKEGYLVEWAGGGQVTEEIFRNRMERFRRELPAGKKIVINLLYLDAYLWNLQVPLVKKLKSEGAPIEGVTISAGIPDTDEAVRIIKDFESHGIWLNSFKPGTKTQIQQVISIAKKIPESTILMQIEGGAAGGHHSWEDLEELVASMYAEIRNTQNLILAVGGGIAEPEDARRWLFGTWAKQRVMPVDAVFLGTRLMSAKECATSDKIKQSLVDLSGSIEWQTTKDGKIAGGVLSGRSGLGADIYYAHNTWTKVSALAEELTKGKEPEEARQNVLNRKEELISLINSTAKPYFGDLEKMTYTEVLTRYIELTCPGERLVSPEGEWPDHPFIDRSFRSRLEELLYRFEERILTFDEKVHYSVLIDPEELKKPKDILNKWKVIYPDGSKKLLLPEDRIFFLDVCKRPGKPVNFVPVLDEDLVKWIRSDSLWYSHCMGMDPDACAWIPGPKAVSGIRILDQPVASIFTDFINGIQPESKVRRIDWSDLFNNNDFTPGNLEFRDSDSGLGGSFKIPQEFDINPQDWIRWLSKLGKGFLSGVLSSPRIGREMTDLPLFFEAKAARTYSWEISPSKELILLRVYEGENLKIELRLIDPISAQLEIFFSRPGDNLSIPFKRRFYLSTDRESFINEDVEFRSKSISDFYSKSWKIDHSILKTTSDFPELNSETVLDRESILNFRKATGELRRIDLRAEPVPSLGMGVTFAWKILMAPLFIFKDVNLFRLLHLSQSFKWNKIAGELKPGDRIRSSVRLARASKSPVGTELLITGTVYREDQFICSFETGFLIRGLFGSIPYFDSVPIRKTVEIKSVAQAHVVSSLPWITKLKSSKELEVGSILRFSSKEKLRKETDFRTTTYIVEGKIEKRSSTGFEPWGTFKLDERLTSNQSSSLDRFFLSFAEAESEIPLPKSYRILSDIVTAPSDMGDYSAASGDTNPIHTDDDFARIGGWDQRIVHGLWTSSQVLKLLTRDVCGGDSSRLLSLEESFEAPVYLQEELRIEAFHISQLKGNMILEIKVENRNGESKLSAKAVIAPPKTGYVFTGQGSQSQGMGLKLMEEFSEARKVWERAEKTVTEELGFSLLEIVRDNPISLRVGNKTWTHPKGVLHLTQFTQVALVTKSMADWEILKGRGYLVPDAPFAGHSLGEFSSLSARGFLGLENVIRIVYGRGLTMQELVPRDSEGRSPYGMSVVLGNRHVGLTEERILEVVEQIRVSTGLHLEVVNLNIRDKQYSVTGDLKALSEMEAKFKEIVRGKKTTIRLEGIDVPFHSRVLVSGVAEFRHTLESNVPASSDFSELDGTYIPNLVAKPFSIQEEFLRLVSETSGSPILSKILTDSRKAVSDSELRRLLLIELLAYQFAMPVQWIKTQDVLFEELKVRRLIDLGARGDLAGMARQTIREVPDHSSYEILHVEENRNSVFYESEDVSEAIWSPIQQPAQSNIAAETSVSENPRHITKNIVESEPDRSSHETDLGSGDEASVSLDRKDALLSLLSLKAGVRPDEISEEETVDTLFGGNSSKRNQVMADLGAEFRTPSLDGGHEKPIRELNRLLSEQSQYTQPGPYLRTAFEETLKKHFPPDFGRTEVFRHLKKERGLSESGIFAISVFLPLFVRDGESIRKGPLSSIAIPSRIGSAKEAARWLDKAVDIFAQSKGIRIHKASSAKGGQGGAKIDAAALEELERKYFGAEGVFGKNIRDLRSRLLGEDPFAQYLIRDLDLLKIARERNSAQSEIPPIFDEKKIVAFRNSSQWAKKKLLQLLTEIADGRRTHITLKEQTYLSNHRSPLLSEVYEYWNKSEEFSKIQTEELRNSLERSLREKDKTSPSLPIFKVESTILRPRLEIADDGGWNYSEEEQQVNIKEFLKSKISLKTSPDFGNNFDSNSSFMNSFEEVLSSVVSEGISFTGRKVLVTGAGPNSIALETVQGLLAGGADVVLTTTSYSSQKVRLYKRIFQEYGSPGASLQIVPFSQGSLDDIRSLSEWLTAKNWEPDLLLPFGAIGEENAASQLDSSSLVSLQVMLLGVEKLIGVLGRSRRSLGSDASPLNVILPLSPNHGIFGKDGLYAETKLGLEALFRKKFSESEDWGKNTRIIGCVIGWVRGTGLMEANDLVAEALERETNVFTFSKREMGTLISGLAYYTFNNRKIDILKAYFTGGLESQPNLGATLSKIRSNIILEAKNKRESSQLFSEILPKKTETKRIHPLPKEVFSFPSIPTDRELKSYGDLTHLNPANLICVVGFAEIGPGGNSVSRWELEKSGILSLEGALELAWTMGMVKYQASDKGRSWTDAETGEAIQEWEAKSRYEKTILENTGIRFIDASSRGFDPNSLISFVDVVLEEDFFLPVSNSSEAEDFHRAEPESTEVYFDSEKDKWFIKRKKGSLIKVKKALGVNRKVAGQIPKGWDPTRYGLPKDLTKQVDEITLYNLYCTCEAFLRSGMEPLELYSYLHPGLVGSTVGSGMGGMSKMKRMFQDFLLGQERQHDALQESLINVTAAWALTSYVGAYGPVQTPVAACATAGVSLEMAMNIIRDGKARFMLAGAFDDFSEEGLIGFGDMQATADSVEMEASGIAASGICRPNDIRRNGFVEAHGGGVVLLARGDLALQAGLPVYGILAYAGSKTDGIQASIPAPGLGLLSLGAESKGTSQVWNVEQRKKAIASWNQEKERMISSFGEGGKELFDEVQTLLSGKFQPGGHDISPIRSALAVFGLTADDIGVAYKHDTSTKANDKNENKLLYSLLSKLGRTPGNLLPIVSQKSLTGHSKGGAAAWQTVGVLQTLEEGIVTGNRNLEEVDPDMNAFSFLTFTDQSIRYGKHKLKAGMLTTLGFGHVGALCLLVHSDFFLASLSPEQRQNYLSIRNEREITGRNRYHEIRMGIGKPMYERKTKSYFEEEEVSLLLDSSFRGAKSSVPPK